A stretch of Vigna angularis cultivar LongXiaoDou No.4 chromosome 4, ASM1680809v1, whole genome shotgun sequence DNA encodes these proteins:
- the LOC108331137 gene encoding oxysterol-binding protein-related protein 1B, translated as MNSFRGSQSRNKHAPIPRQPGSTTDDKPMNPPAGPPALRFRSLSTCSHSRPSVSRVVQRSASARITRQHTTTRGEVMLSDVVGNGISGILHKWVNYGRGWRPRWFVLHDGVLSYYKIHGPDKLVLNQDVEDGSMVIGEESLRRINSHRHCPSRNRKPVSEIHLMVCSVRENSSDKRRFSVCTGTKKRLHLRAESKEDRAMWVDAMMAVKDMYPRLPHAEVLSPVASVAISTEKLRERLLEEGVSEATIGECEEIMKSEFSKLKKQMVALKHKHLLLIDTLRQLESEKVDLENTLIEDQRQSKDGADSHPLMQDKYSEGSGEDSSDENDRLDPSDDDDDAFFDTCEILSTGSDNLRSCHDSEQDDSGPNEICDEKSPIGSVGFNYPHTKRRKKLPDPVEKESSISLWSIIKDNIGKDLTKVCLPVYFNEPLSSLQKCFEDVEYSYLLDQAYEWGKMGDGLKRMIYVAGFAASAYASTKGRSCKPFNPLLGETYEADYPDKGIRFISEKVSHHPMIVACHCEGRGWKFWGDVNLKSKFWGRSIQLDPIGVLTVEFDDGETIHWSKVTTSIYNLILGKLYCDHYGTMRLEGKSNYVSKIKFKEQSIIDRNPHQIHGVVEDKKGKTVATLIGKWDESLHYVIGGGFGKGKGFDESSKPHLLWKKNPSPEHPTRYNFTQFTITLNEITPELKEKLPPTDSRLRPDQRCLENGQHEMANSEKLRLEQRQRQARKMQEKGWKPRWFAKEKGSISYRYIGGYWESREKGNWESCPDIFGQFSTDTDVNPTP; from the exons ATGAATTCCTTCCGCGGATCACAAAGCCGAAACAAACACGCTCCAATCCCGCGTCAACCCGGATCCACCACCGACGACAAACCCATGAATCCGCCGGCAGGGCCGCCCGCATTGCGCTTCCGCTCCCTCTCAACCTGCAGCCACAGCCGCCCCTCTGTCTCCCGCGTAGTGCAGCGCTCCGCCTCCGCTCGCATCACCCGCCAGCACACCACCACACGCGGCGAGGTAATGCTCAGCGACGTCGTCGGTAACGGCATCTCCGGCATCCTTCACAAGTGGGTGAACTACGGGCGCGGGTGGCGCCCCCGCTGGTTCGTCCTCCACGACGGCGTGCTCTCCTACTACAAGATCCACGGCCCCGACAAACTAGTCCTCAACCAAGACGTCGAGGACGGTTCCATGGTCATCGGCGAGGAATCCCTCCGCCGCATCAACAGCCACCGCCACTGCCCCTCCCGCAATCGCAAACCCGTCAGCGAAATCCATCTCATG GTGTGTTCGGTGCGAGAGAACAGTTCAGATAAGAGGAGGTTTTCTGTGTGTACGGGGACGAAGAAGAGACTGCATTTGAGGGCGGAGAGTAAGGAAGATAGAGCAATGTGGGTGGATGCAATGATGGCAGTGAAGGACATGTATCCTCGGTTGCCCCATGCAGAGGTTTTGTCACCCGTGGCATCAGTGGCTATTTCCACTGAAAAATTGAGAGAGAGACTTTTAGAAGAGGGTGTGAGTGAAGCTACAATCGGGGAATGTGAGGAAATCATGAAATCCGAGTTCTCTAAGTTGAAGAAGCAAATGGTGGCTCTCAAGCACAAGCATTTGCTACTAATAGACACGTTACGCCAGTTAGAG TCAGAGAAAGTTGATTTGGAGAACACACTTATCGAAGACCAAAGGCAATCAAAGGATGGAGCAGATTCTCATCCATTAATGCAAGACAAATATAGCG AGGGAAGTGGGGAAGATTCTTCTGATGAGAACGATAGGCTGGATCCCTCAGACGACGACGACGATGCATTCTTTGATACATGTGAAATTCTATCAACAGGATCAGATAACTTGAGATCCTGCCATGATTCTGAGCAGGATGATAGTGGTCCAAATGAGATATGTGATGAAAAGTCTCCCATTGGATCTGTTGGATTTAACTATCCTCATACCAAGCGACGAAAGAAGTTGCCCGATCCTGTTGAGAAAGAAAGTAGCATCAGTCTATGGTCAATCATAAAAGATAATATCGGGAAGGATCTAACAAAAGTTTGTCTTCCGGTTTACTTTAACGAGCCTCTCTCCTCACTGCAGAAATGTTTTGAAGATGTTGAGTACTCTTACCTTCTAGACCAAGCATATGAATGGGGTAAAATG GGTGATGGCTTGAAGAGGATGATATATGTAGCTGGATTTGCAGCTTCGGCATATGCTAGCACCAAAGGTAGAAGTTGCAAACCATTTAATCCACTGTTGGGAGAGACATATGAAGCAGATTACCCAGACAAAGGCATTCGCTTTATCTCTGAGAAG GTCAGTCATCACCCCATGATTGTAGCATGCCATTGTGAGGGCAGGGGCTGGAAATTTTGGGGCGACGtcaatttaaaaagtaaattttgggGTCGTTCCATCCAGCTTGATCCAATTGGTGTATTGACAGTGGAGTTTGATGATGGAGAAACCATTCATTGGAGCAAG GTAACAACATCTATTTACAACCTCATTTTAGGAAAACTCTACTGCGACCATTATGGTACAATGCGCCTAGAGGGGAAAAGTAACTATGTAAGTAAGATCAAATTCAAGGAGCAGTCAATCATTGATAGGAATCCTCACCAG ATTCATGGCGTAGTGGAGGATAAGAAAGGTAAAACAGTTGCAACTCTAATTGGGAAGTGGGATGAGAGTTTGCACTACGTCATTGGAGGGGGTTTTGGGAAAGGAAAAGGGTTCGATGAGTCATCAAAACCACATCTTCTGTGGAAGAAGAACCCGTCACCAGAGCACCCGACAAGATATAACTTCACACAATTTACTATTACACTCAATGAAATCACACCTGAACTAAAG GAGAAGTTGCCACCGACAGATTCAAGGCTAAGACCTGATCAAAGGTGTTTGGAGAATGGACAGCATGAAATGGCCAATTCTGAAAAGTTGCGGCTGGAACAAAGACAGCGGCAG GCACGAAAGATGCAAGAAAAGGGTTGGAAACCAAGGTGGTTTGCTAAGGAAAAAGGCAGCATCTCTTACCGTTATATTGGAGGGTACTGGGAGAGTAGGGAAAAGGGGAATTGGGAATCCTGTCCTGACATTTTTGGTCAATTCTCAACCGATACTGATGTTAACCCAACTCCATAA